Proteins encoded by one window of Dioscorea cayenensis subsp. rotundata cultivar TDr96_F1 chromosome 6, TDr96_F1_v2_PseudoChromosome.rev07_lg8_w22 25.fasta, whole genome shotgun sequence:
- the LOC120263809 gene encoding LOW QUALITY PROTEIN: peptidyl-prolyl cis-trans isomerase CYP59-like (The sequence of the model RefSeq protein was modified relative to this genomic sequence to represent the inferred CDS: deleted 1 base in 1 codon), translated as MSVLIVTSLGDIVVDLHADRCPLTSKNFLKLCKMKYYNGCLFHKVEKDFLAQTGDRTGTGTGGESVYKFLYGDQARFFDDEIHPDLKHSKTGTVAMASAGENYNASQFYFTLRDDLDYLDGKHTVFGVVEEKEGLDTLAKINEAYADDKGRPFKDIRIKHTYVLDDPFDDPPQLPEFIPEKSPEGKPPEEIAEERLEDDWVPFDETVGPGELEEVIRKKEAFTNAALLESIGDIPDAEIKPPENVLFVCKLNPVTQDEDLHTIFSRFGTVTSADIIRDFKTGDSLCYAFIEFETKEACERAYFKMDNTLIDDRRIHVDFSQSVAKLWGQFRHGTRNNTNKGGCFKCGATDHIARECGNSSNNKQQGPKYVLKDDTQRGGGGGDNKRYEMLFDEDDLQGQEKSKKRKVDHRDAERSKQRDNERISTRGPDDDDERRGGRDRSDRHGRDDDPKQTGRERVDRPRRDDDHPRRRTERDYERNRGTERADAHNRDKGARERYEVREQHKRHESNRHKGNVDHRSSSSSRHAKEGSDSDKHRKYEGDQGRRNTDSNLQSRGDEFHRERQHRDDKRK; from the exons ATGTCGGTGCTGATCGTGACGAGCTTGGGAGACATCGTCGTGGATCTCCACGCCGATCGATGCCCTCTCACGTCCAAGAACTTCCTCAAGCTCTGCAA GATGAAGTACTATAATGGATGTTTGTTTCACAAAGTTGAGAAGGATTTTTTGGCGCAGACTGGTGATCGGACGGGGACTGGCACCGGTGGTGAATCTGTTTACAA ATTTTTGTATGGTGATCAGGCTCGCttctttgatgatgaaatcCACCCTGATTTAAAACATTCC AAAACTGGTACTGTGGCAATGGCCAGTGCTGGGGAGAACTACAATGCTTCTCAG tTCTATTTCACACTACGGGATGATCTTGATTATCTTGATGGAAAACACACT GTATTTGGGGtggttgaagaaaaagaaggctTGGACACCTTGGCCAAAATAAATGAAGCATATGCTGATGATAAAGGCCGGCCTTTCAAAGATATCAG GATCAAACATACATATGTCCTGGATGATCCTTTTGATGATCCACCCCAACTTCCTGAATTTATTCCAGAGAAGTCTCCAGAGGGCAAGCCACCAGAGGAG ATAGCAGAAGAGCGTTTAGAGGATGATTGGGTTCCCTTCGATGAGACAGTGGGGCCAGGAGAGCTTGAGGAGGTTATCCGCAAGAAAGAAGCATTTACTAATGCAGCTCTTCTTGAAAGT attggagacattccagATGCCGAGATAAAACCACCAGAGAATGTCTTATTTGTTTGTAAACTTAACCCTGTTACACAA GATGAAGATCTGCATACAATCTTTTCTCGTTTTGGGACGGTAACATC GGCTGATATAATTCGTGATTTTAAGACTGGAGACAGCTTATGCTATGCTTTCATTG AATTTGAAACTAAAGAGGCATGCGAACGAGCGTATTTTAAG ATGGACAATACATTAATTGATGACAGAAGGATACATGTGGACTTCAGCCAAAGTGTTGCTAAACTATGGGGACAATTTAGACATGGCACAAGGAATAATACCAATAAAG GTGGCTGTTTCAAGTGTGGTGCTACTGATCACATTGCCAGGGAGTGTGGCAATAGCTCTAATAACAAGCAACAAGGTCCAAAATATGTTCTTAAAGATGACACACAgcgtggtggtggtggtggtgataaTAAGAG ATACGAGATGCTGTTTGATGAAGATGATCTGCAAGgccaagaaaaatcaaagaaacgGAAGGTGGATCACCGGGATGCTGAGCGGTCAAAACAGAGAGACAATGAGCGTATATCAACACGCGGACCTGATGATGATGACGAAAGAAGAGGTGGCAGAGATCGCTCGGATAGACACGGACGTGATGATGATCCAAAACAAACTGGCAGAGAGCGGGTGGACAGACCGAGGCGTGATGATGATCATCCAAGAAGAAGAACTGAAAGAGACTATGAGAGGAATCGAGGAACTGAAAGGGCTGATGCTCATAACAGGGATAAGGGAGCTAGAGAAAGGTATGAAGTTAGAGAGCAACATAAGCGGCATGAAAGCAACAGACACAAGGGCAATGTAGATCACAGAAGTTCAAGCAGCAGTAGACATGCTAAGGAGGGATCGGATAGCGACAAGCACAGGAAGTACGAGGGTGATCAAGGGAGAAGGAACACGGATAGCAATTTGCAAAGCAGAGGTGATGAGTTTCACAGAGAAAGACAACACAGGgatgataaaagaaaatga